In Reichenbachiella agarivorans, one genomic interval encodes:
- a CDS encoding MFS transporter, translating to MRDTTEKLPYLPSSVIAITVTLAVSSWSDYIRLKYLLYMMGTGSCLALIGMIYLGQLSLDVWLLGTVDILFCLMILGNGIMMGLYSVILSVTWPRFFGKTHLGAISGRAITFVVFGSAIGPILFSESLSLFGDYYWAGWCCFALFFGLTIASIWANNPQEKLRKTNL from the coding sequence ATGCGGGATACGACAGAGAAACTGCCGTATCTGCCCTCATCCGTGATTGCCATCACCGTAACCTTGGCTGTGAGTAGTTGGAGTGATTATATCCGACTCAAATATTTGCTTTACATGATGGGAACAGGTTCATGTTTGGCTTTGATTGGGATGATCTATTTGGGTCAATTGTCTCTCGATGTGTGGCTGTTGGGTACGGTAGATATTCTGTTTTGCCTGATGATTTTGGGCAATGGCATCATGATGGGACTGTACAGTGTGATTCTTTCGGTCACATGGCCGAGATTTTTTGGCAAGACACATTTGGGTGCGATCTCAGGTCGTGCCATTACTTTTGTGGTGTTTGGTAGTGCGATTGGTCCGATTTTGTTTAGCGAATCGCTGTCTCTTTTTGGTGATTATTATTGGGCAGGATGGTGTTGTTTTGCGCTCTTTTTTGGGTTGACGATAGCTTCCATCTGGGCCAACAATCCTCAAGAGAAATTAAGAAAAACGAATTTATAA
- a CDS encoding response regulator transcription factor has translation MKIIILDDHVLFAAGMVKILSEKIDDCEIVCYQTVADLYQAKLDFTIFDLFISDIEIPQENVFELFQHLRQIVPSLPVLVISMHNKLSVLRKCQELGIEGYLLKEDQNIIEAVRAVTYGQSYYSMKAMQTLSSLNEKDKLLSPREEEIITQVTEGKSNEEIANQLFVSVNTIKTHRRNINRKLGVNNTGELIKYYMEHYLR, from the coding sequence ATGAAAATAATCATACTGGATGATCATGTGCTATTTGCGGCAGGCATGGTCAAAATTCTGAGTGAAAAAATTGACGACTGTGAAATTGTTTGCTATCAGACTGTGGCTGATTTGTATCAGGCAAAGCTAGATTTCACCATCTTTGATTTGTTCATCAGTGACATTGAGATTCCCCAAGAAAATGTATTCGAACTCTTCCAACACCTGAGACAGATAGTACCTTCTCTACCTGTTCTTGTCATCTCGATGCACAACAAACTGTCGGTACTACGCAAGTGTCAAGAGTTGGGCATAGAAGGTTATTTACTGAAAGAAGATCAGAACATCATAGAAGCTGTCCGTGCGGTCACCTATGGGCAATCCTATTACTCAATGAAGGCGATGCAGACCCTGTCTTCATTGAATGAAAAGGATAAGCTGTTGTCCCCTAGGGAAGAAGAAATTATAACCCAAGTCACAGAAGGGAAGAGCAATGAAGAGATAGCTAACCAACTCTTCGTCAGTGTCAACACCATCAAAACACATAGAAGAAACATCAATAGAAAATTGGGCGTCAACAATACTGGAGAGCTCATCAAGTATTATATGGAACACTACCTCAGATGA
- a CDS encoding sensor histidine kinase: MMKFLIPLFLIFSLPTFGQTVSEVISNKGQLNLNPYGYHIKDTDGNLKFEEVVKEDWQELEGAGTFSSNLSIHWLKYEIYNDTEADFSGYYYIPYHHIHQLDIYQTTTDGVVLWETGTMRSFRDKSIHHMGYPMPAHVSAHDTLKIYVRADHVYKPLRISSFLMTVSKMNQVTTSSLQFVWFWRGVFVITSLISLILYFFIRQRLFLYYFLLNVGLSLFIGSHIGDIFLFMDRDTIGLGTLVDYTGALMINTMLPVFLNTLTPVKSRNPWIWKVITLIIMGMILLWIVNCFPAIRFSIFTYYTHFYFMIGSMIVFILQPVMLVRCVRFGDENAKPLIFIYSLFIFSAFLDVILPNLNLVQDDPFVYQSVFVGSFIEMFSFMFIMGRVTLQIYDDRSLLLLRQKNHQREMMLSIVNSQEEERNKVGRELHDMIGANLAMIKHNLEPDNTGLQKLLHDSIESVRHLSHGLMTPRMKENELIDEIKQLIQLARSEKLDAQVLVYQFPDVKSEEQATHIYRICQELIQNGLKHSHATSMYLQLVGLEEGAFSLIYEDNGVGFDYQSVSKDGKGLSNIKHRVALIHGTMEVEAMQAGTTILIEAQTI, encoded by the coding sequence ATGATGAAGTTTTTGATCCCACTTTTTTTAATTTTTTCACTTCCTACTTTTGGTCAGACAGTGAGTGAGGTAATATCAAACAAAGGACAATTGAACCTCAATCCATATGGCTATCATATCAAAGATACCGACGGCAATCTCAAGTTTGAAGAGGTTGTCAAAGAGGATTGGCAAGAGCTAGAGGGAGCGGGCACTTTTTCTAGCAATCTGTCCATCCATTGGCTCAAATACGAGATTTACAATGATACTGAAGCAGATTTCTCGGGATATTATTACATTCCCTATCATCACATCCATCAATTGGATATTTATCAGACAACGACCGATGGTGTTGTTCTCTGGGAGACAGGTACGATGCGGTCGTTTCGTGACAAGTCGATTCACCATATGGGCTATCCGATGCCTGCTCATGTTTCAGCTCATGATACCCTAAAAATCTATGTAAGAGCAGATCACGTTTACAAACCTTTGCGTATTTCTTCCTTTTTGATGACAGTCAGCAAAATGAACCAAGTCACCACTAGTAGTCTTCAGTTTGTTTGGTTTTGGCGTGGGGTATTTGTCATTACCTCACTTATTTCGTTGATATTATATTTCTTCATCCGACAGAGACTATTTCTTTATTATTTCTTACTCAATGTCGGGCTGTCCTTATTTATAGGGTCACACATAGGAGACATTTTTCTTTTCATGGATAGAGATACGATTGGTTTGGGTACGCTGGTGGATTATACGGGAGCACTCATGATCAACACTATGCTACCTGTTTTTCTTAACACGCTGACACCAGTCAAAAGTCGCAACCCATGGATTTGGAAGGTCATAACTCTTATCATTATGGGGATGATCCTCTTGTGGATTGTCAACTGTTTTCCTGCCATACGTTTTTCTATTTTTACCTATTACACGCATTTTTATTTCATGATAGGTAGCATGATAGTTTTTATACTACAGCCTGTTATGTTGGTGCGATGTGTACGCTTTGGGGATGAAAATGCCAAGCCACTCATTTTCATCTATAGCCTATTCATTTTCTCTGCCTTTTTAGATGTAATCCTACCCAATCTGAATTTAGTACAGGATGACCCATTTGTATATCAGTCCGTCTTTGTTGGTTCATTTATAGAGATGTTCAGTTTTATGTTTATCATGGGCAGAGTGACGTTGCAGATATATGATGATAGATCACTGTTGCTACTGAGACAAAAAAATCACCAAAGAGAGATGATGCTATCTATTGTCAATAGCCAGGAAGAGGAACGGAATAAAGTGGGCAGAGAGCTCCATGACATGATAGGGGCTAATTTGGCCATGATCAAGCACAATTTAGAACCTGACAATACAGGACTTCAGAAACTCCTCCATGACAGTATCGAGTCGGTGCGTCATCTCAGTCATGGTCTGATGACCCCACGGATGAAGGAAAATGAGTTGATTGATGAAATCAAACAACTCATTCAGCTGGCAAGGAGTGAAAAACTAGACGCTCAAGTGCTTGTCTATCAGTTTCCTGATGTGAAGAGTGAAGAGCAAGCCACCCATATATATCGTATCTGTCAGGAGCTGATCCAAAATGGACTCAAGCATAGCCATGCGACTAGCATGTATTTGCAATTGGTCGGTTTGGAAGAAGGAGCCTTTAGTTTGATCTATGAAGACAATGGGGTTGGCTTTGATTACCAATCTGTCAGTAAAGATGGCAAAGGCCTCAGCAACATCAAACACCGCGTAGCACTCATACATGGCACGATGGAAGTAGAAGCTATGCAAGCTGGGACAACCATACTGATTGAAGCCCAAACCATTTGA
- a CDS encoding DUF1571 domain-containing protein codes for MMKSIAFIKMQKKPQRIYFRENFPNNGLEVLFPHPEDETKALVNPNGFPYMNVKLDPRGDIMTKNQHYTLLDVGYDGVVSVVEYLFYKYKNDLEKLVEYHGITLVDGHTCDLIIMQNPTFRYVNYPVAKGETISSIAKKYRLSEYMIKEKNRELYLDDLTPGTFIKLPTAYSAKMALYIDVDRRIPLRIDIYDDQGLYEKYEFRNVVLNPTFSDKEFLDTYKDYHFN; via the coding sequence ATGATGAAGAGCATTGCATTCATCAAAATGCAAAAGAAGCCACAACGCATTTATTTTCGTGAAAACTTCCCAAACAATGGACTGGAAGTGCTTTTTCCTCATCCTGAAGACGAAACCAAAGCCTTGGTCAATCCCAATGGTTTTCCCTATATGAATGTCAAGCTGGATCCTCGTGGAGACATCATGACCAAAAACCAACACTATACCCTGCTGGATGTGGGCTATGATGGTGTGGTGTCCGTGGTAGAATACTTATTCTATAAGTACAAAAATGACTTAGAAAAACTCGTGGAGTATCATGGTATCACCCTAGTGGACGGACATACCTGTGACCTAATCATCATGCAGAACCCCACCTTCCGCTATGTCAATTATCCTGTGGCTAAAGGAGAGACGATCTCTAGTATTGCCAAAAAATACCGTTTGAGTGAGTACATGATCAAAGAGAAAAACAGAGAGTTGTATTTGGACGATTTGACGCCAGGGACTTTTATCAAATTGCCCACGGCATACTCAGCTAAGATGGCACTTTATATAGACGTGGATAGAAGAATTCCACTACGCATTGACATCTATGATGACCAAGGCCTGTACGAAAAGTATGAGTTTAGAAATGTAGTGTTGAACCCCACTTTCTCAGACAAAGAATTCTTGGATACCTACAAGGATTATCATTTCAACTAA
- a CDS encoding rhomboid family intramembrane serine protease, which translates to MSITLVLIIITVAISYYSFQNTSMQYKLMMNPVRITEDKQWYRLISSGFVHSNWTHLGFNMFTFFFFGRLVERIFIALKGEAGIFYFIGFYILAIILSDLPSLFKHRGNPRYNSLGASGGVSAMVFSSILFFPTNDICLYGFICIPGFILGVLYLIYSYMKGKNMSDNVNHDAHIYGAIFGLVFSVIMEPGVLQSFVAEIANWRPFS; encoded by the coding sequence ATGTCCATTACCCTCGTTCTCATCATCATCACGGTAGCTATCAGCTACTATTCGTTCCAAAATACCTCGATGCAATACAAGCTGATGATGAATCCCGTCAGAATAACTGAGGACAAACAATGGTATCGCTTGATCAGCTCAGGATTTGTCCACTCCAACTGGACACATCTGGGTTTCAACATGTTTACCTTCTTCTTTTTCGGGAGATTGGTGGAGCGCATCTTCATCGCCCTCAAGGGTGAGGCTGGGATTTTCTACTTTATCGGGTTTTATATCTTGGCAATCATTCTTTCGGATCTGCCGTCCCTGTTCAAGCACCGAGGCAATCCACGATACAACTCGCTAGGTGCCTCTGGTGGCGTGTCCGCGATGGTCTTTAGCAGCATCCTCTTCTTCCCGACCAACGACATCTGTTTGTATGGCTTTATTTGTATTCCGGGATTTATCCTAGGGGTGCTCTACCTGATCTATTCCTACATGAAAGGCAAAAACATGTCCGACAATGTCAACCATGACGCCCATATCTATGGTGCTATCTTCGGTCTGGTGTTTAGTGTGATCATGGAGCCAGGTGTACTACAGAGCTTTGTGGCAGAGATAGCGAATTGGAGACCTTTTAGTTGA
- a CDS encoding DUF1330 domain-containing protein encodes MIYITQLIYIQEGQEEVFHEFESFAIPLMEKYNGKLIQRIRPDQTAFIAGEEEKPYEIHIVSFDSQSDFDQFKMDEDRKKLIPLKEQSVRSIFMFQGTKI; translated from the coding sequence ATGATATACATCACACAACTCATCTATATCCAAGAGGGGCAAGAAGAAGTTTTTCATGAATTTGAATCCTTTGCCATTCCGTTGATGGAAAAATACAATGGCAAACTGATCCAGAGAATCCGTCCTGACCAGACAGCCTTCATTGCGGGCGAAGAGGAAAAACCCTACGAAATTCACATCGTGTCATTTGACTCTCAATCCGACTTTGACCAGTTCAAAATGGACGAGGATAGAAAAAAACTGATCCCGCTCAAAGAACAATCCGTCCGATCCATTTTCATGTTCCAAGGCACAAAAATATAA
- a CDS encoding polyprenyl synthetase family protein gives MTEEIKAFQKKLNEAISKIDFDRHPNELYAPLAYTLDLGGKRMRPILAIMAYLIKKKDWEKIILPALSIELFHNFTLIHDDIMDEAPLRRGRETVYKKWNKDIAILSGDALMILSYDLLLEADYEDVKYLIKLFNQCAIEVCEGQQLDMNFENLPTVSEEEYIHMIKLKTAVLLGYSLELGGLLAGMTKEEAIHLREFGINIGIGFQLKDDILDVYGDADKFGKQVGGDIISNKKTFLLLNAIAHADGETFDKLQRWINKEDFDPAQKVEAIKDIYEQLNIKSIAETKMNEYFDLGFKQLEDLDTPAFNLDPLKTFTHALIQRDH, from the coding sequence ATGACTGAAGAAATAAAAGCTTTTCAAAAGAAGCTGAACGAGGCTATATCAAAAATAGATTTTGATAGGCACCCCAACGAATTGTACGCACCACTGGCCTATACCCTAGACCTAGGAGGCAAAAGAATGCGACCCATATTGGCCATCATGGCCTATTTGATCAAAAAAAAGGATTGGGAAAAAATAATCTTGCCAGCGCTATCCATAGAGCTTTTCCACAATTTTACGCTCATCCATGACGACATCATGGACGAGGCTCCTCTGAGAAGAGGCCGTGAGACCGTGTACAAAAAGTGGAACAAAGACATCGCCATCCTATCTGGCGATGCGCTGATGATCTTGTCCTATGACCTCTTACTAGAGGCCGATTATGAGGACGTCAAGTATCTGATCAAACTCTTCAATCAATGTGCGATCGAAGTTTGCGAAGGACAGCAGTTAGACATGAACTTTGAAAACCTACCCACAGTGTCCGAAGAAGAATACATCCACATGATCAAGCTGAAAACAGCGGTTCTATTGGGCTACTCTTTGGAACTAGGAGGCTTGCTGGCCGGAATGACCAAAGAAGAAGCCATACATTTGAGGGAATTTGGCATCAACATTGGCATTGGTTTTCAGCTCAAAGACGACATCCTAGATGTCTATGGCGATGCAGACAAGTTTGGCAAACAGGTCGGTGGAGACATCATCTCCAACAAGAAGACCTTCCTCCTGCTCAATGCAATCGCACATGCAGACGGAGAGACATTCGACAAACTACAGCGTTGGATCAACAAAGAGGATTTCGATCCAGCTCAAAAAGTAGAAGCCATCAAAGACATCTATGAGCAATTGAATATCAAATCCATCGCGGAGACGAAAATGAATGAATATTTTGATCTAGGATTCAAACAACTAGAAGACTTGGATACGCCAGCATTCAACTTGGACCCTCTGAAGACCTTTACCCACGCTTTGATCCAACGTGACCATTGA